The Cervus canadensis isolate Bull #8, Minnesota chromosome X, ASM1932006v1, whole genome shotgun sequence genome contains a region encoding:
- the FOXP3 gene encoding forkhead box protein P3 isoform X3 translates to MDLRGLCLPLDKDPMPNPRPAKPLAPSLVLSPSPGASPSWRAAPKASDQLGTKSPGTTFQGRDLRSGAHTSSSSLNPMPPSQLQMPTVPLVMVAPSGARLGPSPHLQALLQDRPHFVHQLSTVDTHARTPVLQVRPLDSPAMISLPPPTAATGLFSLKARPGLPPGINVASLEWVSREPALLCTFPSPGMPRKDSTLSTVPQGSYSLLANGVCKWPGCEKVFKEPEDFLKHCQADHLLDEKGRAQCLLQREVVQSLEQQLVLEKEKLGAMQAHLAGKMAPTKAPSAASSDKGSCCIVATGTPGTTVPAWPGPQEAPDGLFAVRRHLWGSHGNGTFPEFFHNMDYFKFHNMRPPFTYATLIRWAILEAPEKQRTLNEIYHWFTRMFAFFRNHPATWKNAIRHNLSLHKCFVRVESEKGAVWTVDEFEFRKKRSQRPSRCSNPTPGP, encoded by the exons CCTGCCCTTGGACAAGGACCCAATGCCCAACCCCAGGCCAGCCAAGCCCTTGGCCCCTTCCTTGGTACTCAGCCCATCCCCAGGAGCCTCACCCAGCTGGAGGGCTGCACCCAAGGCCTCAGACCAGCTGGGCACCAAGAGCCCTGGGACAACTTTCCAAGGCCGGGATCTCCGAAGCGGGGCCCacacctcctcttcctccttgaaCCCCATGCCACCATCGCAGCTGCAG ATGCCCACAGTACCCCTTGTCATGGTGGCACCCTCCGGAGCTCGGCTGGGTCCCTCGCCCCACTTGCAGGCGCTCCTCCAGGACAGGCCACACTTCGTGCACCAG CTCTCAACAGTGGACACCCATGCCCGGACTCCTGTGCTGCAGGTGCGCCCACTGGACAGCCCAGCCATGATCAGCCTCCCGCCACCCACTGCTGCTACGGGGCTCTTCTCTCTCAAGGCCCGGCCTGGCCTGCCACCTG GGATCAACGTGGCCAGCCTGGAGTGGGTGTCCAGGGAGCCAGCACTGCTCTGCACCTTCCCAAGCCCCGGCATGCCTAGGAAAGACAG CACCCTTTCGACTGTGCCCCAGGGCTCCTACTCACTGCTGGCAAATGGTGTCTGCAAGTGGCCCGGATGTGAGAAGGTCTTCAAGGAGCCAGAGGACTTCCTCAA GCACTGCCAGGCAGACCATCTCCTGGATGAGAAGGGCAGGGCGCAGTGTCTGCTCCAGAGGGAGGTGGTGCAATCTCTGGAGCAACAG ctggtgctggagaaggagaAGCTGGGTGCTATGCAGGCCCATCTGGCCGGGAAGATGGCCCCAACCAAGGCTCCATCTGCG gCATCATCTGACAAGGGCTCCTGCTGTATCGTAGCCACTGGCACCCCAGGCACCACCGTCCCGGCCTGGCCAGGACCCCAGGAGGCCCCCGATGGCCTGTTTGCCGTGCGGAGGCACCTCTGGGGCAGCCATGGAAACGGCACATTCCCAG AGTTCTTCCACAACATGGACTACTTCAAGTTCCACAATATGCGGCCCCCTTTCACCTATGCCACCCTCATCCGCTGG GCCATCCTGGAGGCTCCTGAGAAGCAGCGGACACTCAACGAGATCTATCACTGGTTTACACGCATGTTTGCCTTCTTCAGAAACCACCCGGCCACCTGGAAG AATGCCATCCGCCACAACCTGAGCCTGCACAAGTGCTTCGTACGCGTGGAGAGTGAGAAGGGGGCTGTGTGGACCGTGGATGAGTTCGAGTTCCGCAAGAAGAGGAGCCAGAGGCCCAGCAGGTGTTCCAACCCCACACCTGGCCCCTGA
- the FOXP3 gene encoding forkhead box protein P3 isoform X1 produces the protein MDLRGLCLPLDKDPMPNPRPAKPLAPSLVLSPSPGASPSWRAAPKASDQLGTKSPGTTFQGRDLRSGAHTSSSSLNPMPPSQLQMPTVPLVMVAPSGARLGPSPHLQALLQDRPHFVHQLSTVDTHARTPVLQVRPLDSPAMISLPPPTAATGLFSLKARPGLPPGINVASLEWVSREPALLCTFPSPGMPRKDRSVRRAGKAPCPATPAPDTFCPPSTLSTVPQGSYSLLANGVCKWPGCEKVFKEPEDFLKHCQADHLLDEKGRAQCLLQREVVQSLEQQLVLEKEKLGAMQAHLAGKMAPTKAPSAASSDKGSCCIVATGTPGTTVPAWPGPQEAPDGLFAVRRHLWGSHGNGTFPEFFHNMDYFKFHNMRPPFTYATLIRWAILEAPEKQRTLNEIYHWFTRMFAFFRNHPATWKNAIRHNLSLHKCFVRVESEKGAVWTVDEFEFRKKRSQRPSRCSNPTPGP, from the exons CCTGCCCTTGGACAAGGACCCAATGCCCAACCCCAGGCCAGCCAAGCCCTTGGCCCCTTCCTTGGTACTCAGCCCATCCCCAGGAGCCTCACCCAGCTGGAGGGCTGCACCCAAGGCCTCAGACCAGCTGGGCACCAAGAGCCCTGGGACAACTTTCCAAGGCCGGGATCTCCGAAGCGGGGCCCacacctcctcttcctccttgaaCCCCATGCCACCATCGCAGCTGCAG ATGCCCACAGTACCCCTTGTCATGGTGGCACCCTCCGGAGCTCGGCTGGGTCCCTCGCCCCACTTGCAGGCGCTCCTCCAGGACAGGCCACACTTCGTGCACCAG CTCTCAACAGTGGACACCCATGCCCGGACTCCTGTGCTGCAGGTGCGCCCACTGGACAGCCCAGCCATGATCAGCCTCCCGCCACCCACTGCTGCTACGGGGCTCTTCTCTCTCAAGGCCCGGCCTGGCCTGCCACCTG GGATCAACGTGGCCAGCCTGGAGTGGGTGTCCAGGGAGCCAGCACTGCTCTGCACCTTCCCAAGCCCCGGCATGCCTAGGAAAGACAGGTCAGTGCGCAGGGCTGGGAAGGCTCCCTGCCCTGCCACCCCTGCCCCTGACACTTTTTGTCCCCCCAGCACCCTTTCGACTGTGCCCCAGGGCTCCTACTCACTGCTGGCAAATGGTGTCTGCAAGTGGCCCGGATGTGAGAAGGTCTTCAAGGAGCCAGAGGACTTCCTCAA GCACTGCCAGGCAGACCATCTCCTGGATGAGAAGGGCAGGGCGCAGTGTCTGCTCCAGAGGGAGGTGGTGCAATCTCTGGAGCAACAG ctggtgctggagaaggagaAGCTGGGTGCTATGCAGGCCCATCTGGCCGGGAAGATGGCCCCAACCAAGGCTCCATCTGCG gCATCATCTGACAAGGGCTCCTGCTGTATCGTAGCCACTGGCACCCCAGGCACCACCGTCCCGGCCTGGCCAGGACCCCAGGAGGCCCCCGATGGCCTGTTTGCCGTGCGGAGGCACCTCTGGGGCAGCCATGGAAACGGCACATTCCCAG AGTTCTTCCACAACATGGACTACTTCAAGTTCCACAATATGCGGCCCCCTTTCACCTATGCCACCCTCATCCGCTGG GCCATCCTGGAGGCTCCTGAGAAGCAGCGGACACTCAACGAGATCTATCACTGGTTTACACGCATGTTTGCCTTCTTCAGAAACCACCCGGCCACCTGGAAG AATGCCATCCGCCACAACCTGAGCCTGCACAAGTGCTTCGTACGCGTGGAGAGTGAGAAGGGGGCTGTGTGGACCGTGGATGAGTTCGAGTTCCGCAAGAAGAGGAGCCAGAGGCCCAGCAGGTGTTCCAACCCCACACCTGGCCCCTGA
- the FOXP3 gene encoding forkhead box protein P3 isoform X2: MPNPRPAKPLAPSLVLSPSPGASPSWRAAPKASDQLGTKSPGTTFQGRDLRSGAHTSSSSLNPMPPSQLQMPTVPLVMVAPSGARLGPSPHLQALLQDRPHFVHQLSTVDTHARTPVLQVRPLDSPAMISLPPPTAATGLFSLKARPGLPPGINVASLEWVSREPALLCTFPSPGMPRKDRSVRRAGKAPCPATPAPDTFCPPSTLSTVPQGSYSLLANGVCKWPGCEKVFKEPEDFLKHCQADHLLDEKGRAQCLLQREVVQSLEQQLVLEKEKLGAMQAHLAGKMAPTKAPSAASSDKGSCCIVATGTPGTTVPAWPGPQEAPDGLFAVRRHLWGSHGNGTFPEFFHNMDYFKFHNMRPPFTYATLIRWAILEAPEKQRTLNEIYHWFTRMFAFFRNHPATWKNAIRHNLSLHKCFVRVESEKGAVWTVDEFEFRKKRSQRPSRCSNPTPGP; this comes from the exons ATGCCCAACCCCAGGCCAGCCAAGCCCTTGGCCCCTTCCTTGGTACTCAGCCCATCCCCAGGAGCCTCACCCAGCTGGAGGGCTGCACCCAAGGCCTCAGACCAGCTGGGCACCAAGAGCCCTGGGACAACTTTCCAAGGCCGGGATCTCCGAAGCGGGGCCCacacctcctcttcctccttgaaCCCCATGCCACCATCGCAGCTGCAG ATGCCCACAGTACCCCTTGTCATGGTGGCACCCTCCGGAGCTCGGCTGGGTCCCTCGCCCCACTTGCAGGCGCTCCTCCAGGACAGGCCACACTTCGTGCACCAG CTCTCAACAGTGGACACCCATGCCCGGACTCCTGTGCTGCAGGTGCGCCCACTGGACAGCCCAGCCATGATCAGCCTCCCGCCACCCACTGCTGCTACGGGGCTCTTCTCTCTCAAGGCCCGGCCTGGCCTGCCACCTG GGATCAACGTGGCCAGCCTGGAGTGGGTGTCCAGGGAGCCAGCACTGCTCTGCACCTTCCCAAGCCCCGGCATGCCTAGGAAAGACAGGTCAGTGCGCAGGGCTGGGAAGGCTCCCTGCCCTGCCACCCCTGCCCCTGACACTTTTTGTCCCCCCAGCACCCTTTCGACTGTGCCCCAGGGCTCCTACTCACTGCTGGCAAATGGTGTCTGCAAGTGGCCCGGATGTGAGAAGGTCTTCAAGGAGCCAGAGGACTTCCTCAA GCACTGCCAGGCAGACCATCTCCTGGATGAGAAGGGCAGGGCGCAGTGTCTGCTCCAGAGGGAGGTGGTGCAATCTCTGGAGCAACAG ctggtgctggagaaggagaAGCTGGGTGCTATGCAGGCCCATCTGGCCGGGAAGATGGCCCCAACCAAGGCTCCATCTGCG gCATCATCTGACAAGGGCTCCTGCTGTATCGTAGCCACTGGCACCCCAGGCACCACCGTCCCGGCCTGGCCAGGACCCCAGGAGGCCCCCGATGGCCTGTTTGCCGTGCGGAGGCACCTCTGGGGCAGCCATGGAAACGGCACATTCCCAG AGTTCTTCCACAACATGGACTACTTCAAGTTCCACAATATGCGGCCCCCTTTCACCTATGCCACCCTCATCCGCTGG GCCATCCTGGAGGCTCCTGAGAAGCAGCGGACACTCAACGAGATCTATCACTGGTTTACACGCATGTTTGCCTTCTTCAGAAACCACCCGGCCACCTGGAAG AATGCCATCCGCCACAACCTGAGCCTGCACAAGTGCTTCGTACGCGTGGAGAGTGAGAAGGGGGCTGTGTGGACCGTGGATGAGTTCGAGTTCCGCAAGAAGAGGAGCCAGAGGCCCAGCAGGTGTTCCAACCCCACACCTGGCCCCTGA
- the FOXP3 gene encoding forkhead box protein P3 isoform X4 produces MDLRGLCLPLDKDPMPNPRPAKPLAPSLVLSPSPGASPSWRAAPKASDQLGTKSPGTTFQGRDLRSGAHTSSSSLNPMPPSQLQMPTVPLVMVAPSGARLGPSPHLQALLQDRPHFVHQVRPLDSPAMISLPPPTAATGLFSLKARPGLPPGINVASLEWVSREPALLCTFPSPGMPRKDSTLSTVPQGSYSLLANGVCKWPGCEKVFKEPEDFLKHCQADHLLDEKGRAQCLLQREVVQSLEQQLVLEKEKLGAMQAHLAGKMAPTKAPSAASSDKGSCCIVATGTPGTTVPAWPGPQEAPDGLFAVRRHLWGSHGNGTFPEFFHNMDYFKFHNMRPPFTYATLIRWAILEAPEKQRTLNEIYHWFTRMFAFFRNHPATWKNAIRHNLSLHKCFVRVESEKGAVWTVDEFEFRKKRSQRPSRCSNPTPGP; encoded by the exons CCTGCCCTTGGACAAGGACCCAATGCCCAACCCCAGGCCAGCCAAGCCCTTGGCCCCTTCCTTGGTACTCAGCCCATCCCCAGGAGCCTCACCCAGCTGGAGGGCTGCACCCAAGGCCTCAGACCAGCTGGGCACCAAGAGCCCTGGGACAACTTTCCAAGGCCGGGATCTCCGAAGCGGGGCCCacacctcctcttcctccttgaaCCCCATGCCACCATCGCAGCTGCAG ATGCCCACAGTACCCCTTGTCATGGTGGCACCCTCCGGAGCTCGGCTGGGTCCCTCGCCCCACTTGCAGGCGCTCCTCCAGGACAGGCCACACTTCGTGCACCAG GTGCGCCCACTGGACAGCCCAGCCATGATCAGCCTCCCGCCACCCACTGCTGCTACGGGGCTCTTCTCTCTCAAGGCCCGGCCTGGCCTGCCACCTG GGATCAACGTGGCCAGCCTGGAGTGGGTGTCCAGGGAGCCAGCACTGCTCTGCACCTTCCCAAGCCCCGGCATGCCTAGGAAAGACAG CACCCTTTCGACTGTGCCCCAGGGCTCCTACTCACTGCTGGCAAATGGTGTCTGCAAGTGGCCCGGATGTGAGAAGGTCTTCAAGGAGCCAGAGGACTTCCTCAA GCACTGCCAGGCAGACCATCTCCTGGATGAGAAGGGCAGGGCGCAGTGTCTGCTCCAGAGGGAGGTGGTGCAATCTCTGGAGCAACAG ctggtgctggagaaggagaAGCTGGGTGCTATGCAGGCCCATCTGGCCGGGAAGATGGCCCCAACCAAGGCTCCATCTGCG gCATCATCTGACAAGGGCTCCTGCTGTATCGTAGCCACTGGCACCCCAGGCACCACCGTCCCGGCCTGGCCAGGACCCCAGGAGGCCCCCGATGGCCTGTTTGCCGTGCGGAGGCACCTCTGGGGCAGCCATGGAAACGGCACATTCCCAG AGTTCTTCCACAACATGGACTACTTCAAGTTCCACAATATGCGGCCCCCTTTCACCTATGCCACCCTCATCCGCTGG GCCATCCTGGAGGCTCCTGAGAAGCAGCGGACACTCAACGAGATCTATCACTGGTTTACACGCATGTTTGCCTTCTTCAGAAACCACCCGGCCACCTGGAAG AATGCCATCCGCCACAACCTGAGCCTGCACAAGTGCTTCGTACGCGTGGAGAGTGAGAAGGGGGCTGTGTGGACCGTGGATGAGTTCGAGTTCCGCAAGAAGAGGAGCCAGAGGCCCAGCAGGTGTTCCAACCCCACACCTGGCCCCTGA